A region of Pleionea litopenaei DNA encodes the following proteins:
- a CDS encoding ArsR/SmtB family transcription factor has product MNNSEKMDHSLEMQETLKVVKAVSDPTRLAILWLVLKESELCVCEFTHALGVSQPKVSRHLAILKKSGLLNDMRRGQWVYYRLIDGLPTWLYDLLQGVLGASTVEVDASFAVTLQGALERLQKMGNRPERAGRLCG; this is encoded by the coding sequence TTGAACAACAGCGAGAAAATGGATCATTCGTTAGAAATGCAAGAAACATTAAAAGTTGTTAAGGCAGTATCTGATCCTACTCGATTAGCGATCCTATGGCTGGTGTTAAAAGAGTCTGAGCTTTGTGTCTGCGAATTTACTCATGCTTTGGGCGTTAGTCAGCCGAAAGTTTCCCGCCATCTAGCGATATTAAAGAAATCTGGTTTGCTTAATGATATGCGCCGCGGCCAGTGGGTCTACTATCGGTTAATAGATGGATTACCTACTTGGTTGTACGATCTGTTACAGGGCGTTCTTGGAGCCAGTACAGTGGAGGTCGATGCTAGTTTTGCCGTGACGTTGCAAGGCGCACTTGAACGTCTGCAGAAAATGGGCAATCGGCCGGAAAGAGCAGGTCGGTTGTGTGGTTAA
- a CDS encoding cold shock domain-containing protein: MLTSHEFMVANKKRRKNDHPNRKKKSNAGQSGNTAEYSDHYSENYSEGNPQYQNKPKKNRPNQQRARHNHGNDNHFQKKQNDDHLEGYVPEVEEGKVYQGIVQNYYREKGYGFIRAEEFKVPAFFHYSEIQLDGFKYLIKQQKVEFKARVSDEGKLQAYEVTPTELAPTQKRQIFNKDKSSNTE; the protein is encoded by the coding sequence ATGTTAACGAGTCACGAATTTATGGTCGCTAATAAAAAGCGACGTAAAAATGATCATCCTAATCGAAAGAAAAAATCGAATGCTGGCCAATCGGGTAATACGGCTGAATACTCTGACCATTATTCAGAAAACTATTCTGAAGGTAATCCACAATACCAAAACAAGCCGAAAAAAAATCGACCAAATCAGCAAAGAGCTCGACATAATCATGGTAATGATAATCATTTTCAAAAGAAGCAAAATGACGATCATTTAGAAGGGTATGTACCTGAGGTTGAAGAAGGGAAGGTTTATCAAGGTATTGTGCAGAACTACTATCGAGAAAAAGGCTACGGCTTCATCAGAGCTGAAGAGTTCAAAGTACCTGCTTTTTTTCATTACTCAGAAATTCAACTTGATGGCTTTAAGTATTTGATTAAACAGCAAAAAGTCGAATTTAAAGCGAGAGTTTCTGATGAAGGTAAGTTACAAGCTTACGAAGTCACTCCCACTGAGCTTGCTCCGACTCAAAAGCGTCAAATATTCAATAAAGACAAATCATCCAATACAGAGTAA
- a CDS encoding ArsR/SmtB family transcription factor: MTKPTEANNRLDLQQHAAEASRLLKALSNESRLLILCLLSQGEMSVTELNEKVTISQSALSQHLAVLRNDHLVETRRESQTIYYSIAKGPAAQIINTLHGIYCP, from the coding sequence ATGACAAAACCGACTGAAGCAAACAATCGTTTAGATCTACAACAACATGCAGCTGAGGCAAGCCGTTTGTTAAAAGCGTTAAGTAACGAAAGTCGACTACTCATACTTTGTTTGTTAAGTCAGGGTGAAATGTCAGTAACAGAATTAAATGAGAAAGTGACTATCAGTCAATCGGCCCTTTCACAACACCTAGCGGTTTTAAGAAACGACCATCTAGTTGAAACACGCCGAGAATCGCAAACTATTTACTACTCGATTGCGAAAGGCCCGGCAGCGCAAATTATCAATACGCTGCACGGTATCTATTGTCCTTAA
- a CDS encoding YgaP family membrane protein: MSAERVLTAFAGFMVLLSVALTQWVHPGFIWFTVFIGANLFQQSFTGFCPATIVFRKVFKVKTEREIALQQNP, from the coding sequence ATGTCTGCAGAACGAGTTTTAACCGCGTTTGCGGGTTTTATGGTGTTACTATCAGTCGCTTTGACTCAATGGGTACATCCCGGGTTTATCTGGTTCACGGTATTTATTGGAGCAAATTTGTTTCAACAATCGTTTACAGGTTTTTGTCCTGCGACTATCGTGTTTAGAAAAGTTTTTAAAGTTAAAACTGAGCGAGAGATCGCTTTGCAACAAAACCCATAA
- a CDS encoding outer membrane lipoprotein-sorting protein, producing the protein MNQFSKWLKLTSVITLLAGSISGFSESLTADAIVEKANLASYYAGKDGRSDARMKIVDAQGRTQLRQFVILRQDVIDGDDQNFLVVFSRPSDVSGTSFLVNKHPKADDDRWLYLPGLDLVKRISAGDKRTSFVGSHYYYEDVSGRPPSEDIHELTGQDDKFYQLKHRPKNPESVEFKYYTTKIDKETFLPMEIKYFDSSDHLIRSVEVQKVEVIQGFPTVIESKITDHKLNGYTLMQFAFMKYDLGVPESVFSERSLRNPPAQWLKRQ; encoded by the coding sequence ATGAATCAGTTTTCTAAATGGTTAAAACTCACGTCCGTTATAACCTTGCTTGCTGGTAGTATAAGTGGTTTTAGCGAGAGCTTGACTGCCGATGCTATCGTTGAGAAGGCAAACTTAGCCTCTTATTATGCCGGCAAAGACGGGCGCAGTGATGCGCGAATGAAAATTGTTGATGCACAAGGTCGCACTCAACTACGACAGTTTGTGATTTTGCGCCAAGATGTAATCGATGGTGATGACCAAAACTTTCTCGTTGTTTTTAGTCGGCCCTCAGATGTAAGCGGAACCAGTTTTCTAGTGAATAAACACCCTAAAGCAGATGATGATCGATGGTTATATTTACCCGGACTAGATTTGGTAAAACGTATTTCGGCGGGGGATAAACGCACCAGTTTTGTAGGATCTCATTATTACTACGAAGATGTTTCTGGAAGACCGCCTTCAGAAGATATTCATGAGTTAACTGGACAAGATGATAAGTTTTATCAGTTAAAACATCGTCCAAAAAATCCTGAATCCGTAGAGTTTAAGTACTATACAACTAAAATAGATAAAGAAACATTTTTGCCTATGGAGATTAAGTACTTCGATTCAAGTGATCATTTAATACGTTCAGTAGAAGTTCAAAAGGTTGAAGTTATTCAAGGCTTTCCTACTGTAATTGAGTCAAAAATCACGGACCATAAACTAAATGGCTATACCTTAATGCAATTTGCATTCATGAAATATGACTTGGGAGTACCCGAGAGTGTATTTAGTGAACGTTCATTAAGAAATCCTCCTGCTCAATGGTTAAAGAGACAGTAG